A single Patescibacteria group bacterium DNA region contains:
- a CDS encoding glycosyltransferase yields the protein MRIAVFIKSTTFNKNYGGLETQNKLLCEGLVEAGHEVVVIAPAPENHGRGELRPISQPPPTGRERFFLGRVENPDLSELTYYFLDAPAGKYSKKWFRVSTRLFKELHEKNPFDAVILQSMAGQRVIGYLKARKFSTAAGEALGASAEPAPGAGECGGETLLKELSKEKAGDSPKSGFKTGPKAGLFSSPACIVIQHGTILGELKTRWKSLCSNSKYDSPAGGRSPKQVINYKLQTQKHLGFRNSDLFGASNLVFRVFNLLKQLLFFFFRLVPYGIKIYIQDQIRLRRADKVIAVSDLVKESLVKEYFLPEEKVEVIYNGIEIDKFEIRNTKSKIRKELEVGEDNKVLLYVGRIEKEKGLGKLLRAVSNIKSQSAGWQTNFKLIIVGDGKYLGELKKLAGELGIADKVIFTGKVPYEDVPKYYAAADVFVLPSLRQEGLPMTLPEAMASGLPVVASKIGGIPNAVEDGKTGFLVEPGNVEELSEELIKVLKDDKLREHIGEEARGLAKEKFSQESMVKETISVISNSISERENA from the coding sequence ACGAGGTAGTAGTTATTGCTCCGGCTCCGGAGAATCACGGCCGAGGAGAACTCCGCCCAATTTCCCAACCTCCCCCGACTGGTCGGGAGAGGTTTTTCCTTGGGCGGGTTGAGAACCCGGATTTGTCGGAACTTACTTATTATTTTCTTGATGCTCCGGCGGGGAAGTATTCCAAGAAATGGTTTCGGGTAAGCACGCGGTTGTTTAAAGAACTCCACGAAAAGAATCCTTTTGATGCCGTAATTTTACAAAGTATGGCCGGGCAGAGGGTTATTGGTTATTTAAAGGCTAGGAAATTCTCAACCGCCGCAGGAGAAGCCCTTGGGGCTTCTGCAGAACCAGCCCCAGGGGCTGGGGAATGCGGCGGAGAAACATTATTGAAAGAACTTTCCAAGGAAAAAGCCGGCGATTCCCCAAAGTCCGGCTTTAAGACCGGTCCCAAAGCCGGACTTTTTTCCTCGCCGGCTTGCATTGTAATCCAGCACGGGACAATTTTAGGGGAACTTAAAACAAGGTGGAAATCCCTCTGTTCAAATTCGAAATACGATTCGCCGGCCGGCGGACGAAGTCCCAAACAAGTCATAAATTATAAGTTACAGACACAAAAGCATTTAGGGTTTAGAAATTCGGATTTATTTGGAGCTTCAAATTTAGTATTTCGTGTTTTTAATTTGTTAAAGCAGTTGTTATTCTTTTTCTTCAGACTGGTTCCTTACGGAATTAAAATTTATATTCAAGACCAGATTCGCTTGCGGCGCGCGGATAAGGTGATTGCGGTTTCGGACTTGGTTAAAGAATCCTTGGTGAAGGAATACTTCTTGCCGGAGGAAAAGGTGGAGGTTATATATAATGGAATAGAAATTGACAAATTCGAAATACGAAATACGAAATCCAAAATTAGGAAAGAGCTGGAAGTTGGAGAAGATAACAAGGTGTTATTGTATGTTGGGCGAATTGAAAAAGAAAAAGGACTTGGGAAACTGCTCAGAGCAGTTTCAAATATCAAATCCCAATCCGCCGGCTGGCAGACAAATTTCAAATTAATAATTGTGGGGGATGGCAAGTATCTAGGTGAATTAAAAAAACTTGCGGGAGAGCTGGGGATTGCGGACAAAGTAATTTTCACGGGAAAAGTTCCTTATGAGGACGTGCCTAAGTATTACGCGGCGGCGGATGTTTTTGTGTTACCATCACTCAGGCAAGAAGGTTTGCCCATGACATTACCCGAAGCAATGGCCAGCGGGTTGCCTGTGGTAGCTTCAAAAATTGGGGGTATTCCCAATGCAGTGGAAGATGGCAAGACCGGATTTTTGGTCGAACCGGGAAATGTGGAGGAGCTTTCTGAAGAGTTGATTAAAGTTTTAAAGGATGATAAATTGCGGGAACATATAGGTGAAGAAGCAAGAGGTTTGGCAAAAGAAAAATTTAGCCAAGAAAGTATGGTAAAGGAAACGATATCCGTTATCAGTAATTCGATATCCGAAAGAGAGAATGCCTGA
- a CDS encoding four helix bundle protein: protein MPEKKGFQNLEVWQVCHELMIMVYDFCKLLPAEEKYNRISQLKRSSSSAPANIAEGYGRYYWQEAIQFCRNARGSVEETHNHIIAAQDLGQCSQEDCEELIEHCEKSKALINGYIRFLRKQKKGHSE from the coding sequence ATGCCTGAGAAAAAGGGTTTTCAAAATTTGGAAGTTTGGCAGGTATGTCATGAACTTATGATAATGGTGTATGATTTTTGTAAGCTATTACCGGCAGAGGAGAAGTATAATCGTATCTCCCAGCTTAAGAGGTCTAGTTCTTCTGCTCCTGCGAATATCGCTGAGGGTTATGGTAGATATTACTGGCAAGAAGCAATCCAGTTTTGTCGTAATGCACGGGGTTCTGTGGAGGAGACCCATAACCATATTATTGCGGCTCAGGATTTAGGCCAATGTTCTCAGGAAGATTGTGAGGAGCTTATCGAACATTGTGAAAAATCAAAAGCGCTTATTAATGGTTATATACGTTTTTTGCGTAAACAAAAGAAGGGACATTCCGAATAA